The Arcobacter arenosus DNA window ATTTTTGTACTCAACAATTTTTTTATGAGCTGCATCTCTAGCTGTTAAGATTTTTCCTGATAATAGTAAAGTATCTCCTGATTTAAATTGAGATAAATTCTCTTTTGTTAAATCTTCTATGTTTACTCTTTTGATTGTATCCATTGGTAATTCTAAATCTGGCCAAAGGTCTAAATCTGGTTTTTCAAATTTAGCTGGTCCATTTCCATCTAATTCAAAATGGATATGTCTAGTAGCTGCACAGTTAGGAATCATAGCAACAGGTAATGAAGCAGCGTGACATGGATAATCTAAGATTTTAACATCAAGTACTGTTGTTAATCCACCAAGTCCTTGTGCTCCAATTCCTATTTTATTGATATCTTCATATAGTTTAAGTCTTAATTCCTCTAAAGCGTTCTGAGGACCTCTTTGCTTAAGTTCATGAATATCAACATGACCCATTAAAGCTTCTTTAGCTAATAGCATAGATTTTTCTGGATTACCACCAATACCAATACCTAAGATTCCTGGAGGACACCATCCTGCTCCCATTTGCTCAACATTACTCATAACCCAATCATAAATTGAATCAGATGGATTTAGTACAGCAAATTTAGATTTGTTTTCACTTCCTCCACCTTTTGCTGCAACTGTAATATCTAATTTATCAGAGTTTGCATCAACAGAAAAATGAATAACTGCTGGAGTATTATTTTTAGTATTAGTTCTAGCTCCTGCTGGATCTGCAACTACTGAATATCTTAATGTGTTATCAGGATCAGTATAACCTTTAGCTACACCTTCATTTAAAATATCTTCTAAATCTTTTGAAATATCTAAGTTAGCTTTTAGTCCTACTTTAATAAAAATATTTACACTTCCTGTATCTTGACATAAAGGTCTATGCCCCATTGCACACATTTTAGAGTTGATTAGGATTTGCCCAATAGCATTTTTTGCTGATTCACTTTGTTCTTTTTCATATGCTTCTACCATCCCTTTAACAAAATCTTCAGGGTGATAAAAAGATATATATTGACATGCGTCTGCTATACTTTGTATTATATCTTGTTC harbors:
- a CDS encoding fumarate hydratase, whose translation is EQDIIQSIADACQYISFYHPEDFVKGMVEAYEKEQSESAKNAIGQILINSKMCAMGHRPLCQDTGSVNIFIKVGLKANLDISKDLEDILNEGVAKGYTDPDNTLRYSVVADPAGARTNTKNNTPAVIHFSVDANSDKLDITVAAKGGGSENKSKFAVLNPSDSIYDWVMSNVEQMGAGWCPPGILGIGIGGNPEKSMLLAKEALMGHVDIHELKQRGPQNALEELRLKLYEDINKIGIGAQGLGGLTTVLDVKILDYPCHAASLPVAMIPNCAATRHIHFELDGNGPAKFEKPDLDLWPDLELPMDTIKRVNIEDLTKENLSQFKSGDTLLLSGKILTARDAAHKKIVEYKNAGKPLPNGVDLKDRFIYYVGPVDPVRDEVVGPAGPTTSTRMDKFTKDMMEIGIMGMIGKAERKQPTIDLIKEYKS